One region of Culex pipiens pallens isolate TS chromosome 2, TS_CPP_V2, whole genome shotgun sequence genomic DNA includes:
- the LOC120412814 gene encoding protein pigeon isoform X2, protein MLKQENLAANFCGLLAVSGCKEVAIEWRILGKEQDGSLLTSWVSFNAKNRAEQRSNIGIYTPMLKTLQTVFRFPTKENVIQASVNLTKTLLLFTTKELRQEESGRKTDIYRTFLVEIKEGVEVEPFLLMEVDRNHQMMAQFLWRNLATFEKSNQDKFLVMIHHEQVLLYTVTLKKVGVEGEDEEDVLGSCSKLNISDPGAWYWDKDCLKSETITKGFVWAQWDPSVQALYYIHMKPAPKMLFEKDDGSTERKMNPTLSAFQFHDDLRTETVLNIPLNLPNIPTSSSGTEDIYEDDAVPLRIHDSSLNLIIVSDPVGMLYVCHYYLYQPIKQSDEEASTSQRICDVHFAYSVTILHHGCVIHCVIPGIPWDKAKTMKPTFTQHGDHHMLVFQADLFMHLLDVGVSHEPCCHIVCPPFTRQPVTHLVPCFATNNICYDSATLDLISITIPKSHLIEAFRNDTSVDNRLAIVHYFLAHSSGDIVEIFSELLGIIMERPLHLDTVPLLKEALISGSYASSKKGLSQDQLALYRLLPLTTCNTSKPIQAKVSDLTVGLSHETLYNTSMMLLSPQQRLSPYRKDIWTQLWERLNDNKERARFAQEQVIEKLMYSLTCYQPEALSRCSTPMSPANPIVNVAAEFAAASSRRTMQNDLPFLETEECTASKQELVLNVNLRELSMHLVKHSVKEVSGFRWLKNAFYDSNPAPSHVHAVATRYVAAQLEQSRALCVLICKTAGLDLALENERGFALVDQLTSAQQLKLFTLLERYCLATESLAFPFPLGFSSFFTYLGYRALSFDNFMQYSEHHVFELQIDVVKVIIADIDDSTEGIQRKLSLLMMLPRTRARRLLNSWNHPVSTMLKGREHALNILSGNSVHLRGYSQMKKREYKPKAFMCILCLMPWRSRSVYQACPISVRPSRHPLCQCTHAELAGIHLEEEGADATVNRSSSSNFSFFSATTVQVESESSPPSPCVLFDRPKWTCKPRKSRWTRGLLCLLLVIVYVVLAVAVVALVVYFFLEYNFIPIVQRSSGFIRMALQHTED, encoded by the exons AAGTCGCCATCGAATGGCGCATCCTGGGCAAGGAGCAGGATGGATCTCTCCTTACGAGCTGGGTTTCTTTCAACGCGAAGAACCGGGCGGAACAGCGCAGCAACATTGGAATTTACACGCCGATGCTGAAAACGCTGCAGACGGTGTTCCGCTTCCCAACGAAGGAGAACGTCATCCAGGCGTCGGTCAATTTGACTAAAACGTTGCTGCTGTTCACGACGAAGGAGTTGCGCCAGGAGGAATCCGGCCGAAAGACGGACATTTACCGGACGTTTTTGGTCGAGATTAAGGAGGGCGTCGAGGTGGAACCGTTTCTGTTGATGGAGGTCGATCGGAACCACCAGATGATGGCGCAGTTTCTGTGGCGCAATTTGGCGACGTTTGAAAAGAGTAATCAGGACAAGTTTCTCGTGATGATTCACCACGAGCAGGTGCTGCTGTACACGGTGACGCTGAAAAAGGTTGGCGTGGAGGGTGAGGACGAGGAGGATGTGCTGGGGAGTTGCTCGAAGTTGAACATTTCCGACCCGGGCGCGTGGTACTGGGACAAGGACTGCTTGAAGAGCGAAACCATTACGAAGGGCTTCGTGTGGGCCCAGTGGGACCCGTCCGTGCAAGCTCTCTACTACATTCACATGAAACCAGCGCCGAAGATGCTGTTTGAAAAGGACGACGGTTCCACCGAACGTAAGATGAATCCCACGCTGTCGGCGTTTCAATTCCATGACGATCTGCGCACCGAAACTGTGCTCAACATTCCGCTGAATCTGCCAAACATTCCCACCTCGAGCTCGGGAACCGAAGACATTTACGAGGACGATGCGGTTCCGCTGCGCATTCACGACTCTTCGCTGAACCTGATCATCGTGAGCGATCCGGTTGGAATGCTGTACGTGTGCCATTACTATCTGTACCAACCCATTAAGCAATCGGACGAGGAAGCGTCCACTTCCCAGAGAATTTGTGACGTTCACTTTGCGTATTCGGTGACAATTCTGCACCACGGCTGTGTCATTCACTGCGTCATTCCGGGCATTCCGTGGGACAAGGCCAAAACCATGAAGCCGACATTTACGCAGCACGGTGATCATCACATGTTGGTGTTCCAGGCGGATCTGTTTATGCACCTGCTGGACGTCGGAGTGTCGCACGAACCGTGCTGTCACATTGTATGTCCGCCGTTCACCCGACAACCGGTAACCCATCTGGTGCCGTGCTTTGCCACAAACAATATCTGCTACGACTCGGCCACGCTCGATCTCATCTCGATCACCATTCCCAAGAGTCACCTGATCGAGGCGTTCCGTAACGACACTTCCGTTGACAATCGCCTTGCCATCGTGCACTACTTCTTGGCCCATTCCAGCGGAGACATTGTGGAGATCTTTTCCGAACTGCTCGGAATCATCATGGAACGACCACTGCATCTTGACACGGTTCCTCTGCTGAAGGAAGCTCTCATCTCCGGTTCGTACGCCTCCTCCAAGAAAGGACTCTCGCAGGATCAACTCGCCCTGTACCGACTGCTTCCACTGACCACGTGCAACACCTCCAAACCAATCCAGGCGAAAGTGTCCGACCTGACCGTCGGTCTCTCCCACGAAACTCTCTACAACACGTCGATGATGCTCCTCTCACCACAGCAGCGCCTCTCGCCCTACCGCAAGGACATCTGGACCCAGCTGTGGGAACGCCTCAACGACAACAAAGAACGCGCCCGCTTCGCCCAGGAACAGGTCATCGAAAAGCTCATGTACTCGCTCACGTGCTACCAACCGGAAGCGCTGTCCCGCTGCTCGACCCCAATGTCCCCGGCCAACCCAATCGTCAACGTCGCCGCCGAATTCGCTGCGGCCAGCTCGCGCCGAACCATGCAGAACGATCTGCCCTTTCTCGAGACGGAAGAGTGCACCGCCAGCAAGCAGGAACTGGTGCTGAACGTAAACCTGCGCGAGCTCAGCATGCACCTGGTGAAGCACAGCGTCAAAGAGGTCAGCGGATTCCGCTGGCTCAAAAACGCCTTCTACGACAGCAATCCAGCGCCGTCGCACGTGCACGCCGTGGCCACACGCTACGTTGCGGCCCAACTCGAGCAGTCGCGCGCCCTTTGCGTCCTGATCTGCAAAACCGCCGGCCTAGACTTGGCGCTCGAGAACGAGCGTGGATTCGCGCTGGT CGACCAACTAACCAGCGCCCAGCAGCTCAAGCTGTTCACCCTGCTCGAGCGCTACTGCCTGGCCACGGAATCGCTCGCCTTCCCCTTCCCCCTGGGGTTCTCGTCCTTTTTCACCTACCTCGGCTATCGGGCGCTGTCGTTCGACAACTTTATGCAGTACTCCGAGCATCACGTGTTCGAGCTGCAAATCGACGTCGTGAAGGTCATCATCGCCGACATTGACGACTCCACAGAGGGCATTCAGCGCAAGCTCAGTCTGCTGATGATGCTGCCGCGGACGCGCGCTCGGAGGTTGTTGAACAGCTGGAACCATCCGGTTAGTACGATGCTGAAAGGACGCGAGCACGCGCTCAACATCCTGTCCGGGAATTCGGTGCATCTGCGCGGGTACTCGCAGATGAAGAAGCGCGAGTACAAACCGAAAG CTTTTATGTGTATTTTATGTCTCATGCCGTGGCGATCCCGGTCCGTCTACCAGGCGTGTCCAATTTCGGTGCGGCCAAGCCGCCATCCGCTGTGCCAGTGCACCCACGCCGAGCTCGCTGGGATCCACCTGGAGGAGGAAGGTGCCGATGCTACTGTAAATCGAAGCAGTAGCAGCAACTTTTCCTTCTTTTCCGCAACCACGGTTCAGGTCGAGTCGGAATCGTCGCCACCATCGCCGTGCGTCCTGTTCGACAGACCCAAGTGGACGTGCAAACCGCGGAAAAGCCGTTGGACGCGAGGACTGTTGTGTTTGCTTTTGGTTATCGTTTACGTTGTTCTGGCTGTTGCAGTTGTTGCACTTGTGGTTTACTTCTTTTTAGAGTATAATTTTATTCCAATTGTTCAACGGAGTTCCGGGTTCATCAGGATGGCACTCCAGCACACGGAAGATTAG